One genomic region from Oryzias melastigma strain HK-1 linkage group LG19, ASM292280v2, whole genome shotgun sequence encodes:
- the LOC112154468 gene encoding neurexophilin-1, with amino-acid sequence MFPCCCFVCTLLRGTFCLLLLVPHKTYGSFIKTPSPHLYRNQEASLQRNWMFDATHVTHSSKLATTESKQSFGAWSSHSNPSTKTKHQPSSKLHGMSKLSRTLNWGDFYSNIKTVKLNLLIIGKIVDHGNGSLGVYFRHNSTGVGNVSVSLVPPLKEVEFDLERQSVVNPKDSKTFNCRVDFEKTESSKKVMLCNYDPSKTCDQEQTQSHVTWMCSKPFQVICVYVSFYGTDYRLVQKVCPDYRSQSPAFLPTG; translated from the exons ATGTTTCCCTGTTGCTGCTTTGTTTGTACTCTTCTGAGAGGAACCTTTTGTCTG cTGCTTCTTGTTCCACACAAAACGTACGGCAGCTTCATCAAGACGCCATCCCCTCACCTCTACAGAAACCAAGAGGCTTCCTTACAGAGAAACTGGATGTTCGACGCCACACATGTGACCCATAGTTCCAAACTAGCCACGACAGAATCCAAACAGAGCTTTGGCGCATGGAGCTCACACTCCAACCCATCCACAAAGACGAAGCATCAACCCAGCTCGAAACTTCATGGAATGTCAAAACTCTCCAGGACATTAAACTGGGGGGACTTTTATTCCAACATCAAGACGGTCAAACTGAATTTGCTGATAATAGGAAAGATTGTGGATCACGGCAACGGCTCTCTGGGCGTCTACTTCCGTCACAACTCCACAGGCGTGGGCAACGTGTCCGTCAGCCTGGTCCCACCCTTAAAAGAGGTGGAGTTCGACCTGGAGCGCCAAAGCGTGGTCAACCCCAAGGACTCAAAGACATTCAACTGCAGAGTGGACTTTGAGAAGACGGAGAGCAGCAAGAAGGTGATGCTGTGCAACTACGACCCGTCAAAGACCTGCGATCAGGAGCAAACGCAGAGCCATGTGACCTGGATGTGCTCCAAACCTTTCCAGGTGATCTGTGTCTACGTGTCTTTCTACGGCACAGACTACAGGCTGGTTCAGAAAGTCTGTCCCGACTACAGATCCCAGAGTCCAGCCTTCCTGCCAACTGGATAG
- the spop gene encoding speckle-type POZ protein yields the protein MSRVPSPPPPAEMSSGPVAESWCYTQIKVVKFSYMWTINNFSFCREEMGEVIKSSTFSSGANDKLKWCLRVNPKGLDEESKDYLSLYLLLVSCPKSEVRAKFKFSILNAKGEETKAMESQRAYRFVQGKDWGFKKFIRRDFLLDEANGLLPDDKLTLFCEVSVVQDSVNISGQNTMNMVKVPDCRLADELGGLWENSRFTDCSLCVAGQEFQAHKAILAARSPVFSAMFEHEMEESKKNRVEINDVEPEVFKEMMCFIYTDKAPNLDKMADDLLAAADKYALERLKVMCEDALCTSLSVENAADILILADLHSADQLKTQAVDFINYHAAEVMETTGWKSMVASHPHLVAEAYRSLASAQCPFLGPPRKRLKQS from the exons ATGTCAAGAGTCCCGAGTCCCCCTCCCCCGGCGGAAATGTCCAGCGGGCCTGTGGCCGAAAGCTGGTGCTACACACAG ATTAAAGTGGTGAAGTTCTCTTACATGTGGACCATTAacaacttcagcttttgtcgtgaGGAGATGGGGGAGGTCATCAAGAGCTCCACGTTCTCCTCAGGGGCCAACGACAAACTGAAATG GTGTTTGCGTGTGAATCCCAAGGGTCTAGATGAGGAGAGCAAAGATTACTTGTCTCTCTACCTGCTGCTGGTCAGCTGTCCAAAGTCAGAAGTGCGCGCAAAATTTAAGTTCTCCATCCTCAACGCCAAAGGAGAGGAGACCAAAGCCATGG AAAGCCAGCGGGCCTATCGCTTCGTTCAGGGGAAGGACTGGGGCTTTAAAAAATTCATCCGGAGAGATTTCCTCCTGGATGAAGCCAACGGTCTGTTACCAGATGATAAGCTCACGCTCTTCTGTGAG GTTAGTGTGGTGCAGGACTCGGTTAACATATCCGGTCAGAACACGATGAACATGGTGAAGGTGCCGGACTGTCGGCTAGCGGACGAGCTCGGGGGTCTCTGGGAGAACTCCCGCTTCACAGACTGCTCCCTGTGTGTGGCCGGCCAGGAGTTTCAGGCCCACAAAGCCATCCTAGCAG CACGTTCGCCCGTCTTCAGCGCCATGTTTGAGCACGAGATGGAAGAAAGCAAAAAG aACCGCGTTGAGATCAATGACGTTGAGCCTGAAGTTTTCAAGGAGATGATGTGCTTCATCTACACAGACAAAGCGCCAAACCTGGACAAGATGGCCGACGACCTGCTGGCAGCAGCTGACAAG TACGCCTTGGAGAGACTTAAAGTCATGTGTGAGGACGCGCTCTGCACCAGTCTGTCCGTGGAGAACGCCGCCGACATCCTCATCCTCGCCGATCTGCATAGCGCCGACCAGCTTAAAACCCAGGCAGTCGACTTCATCAACTA ccACGCTGCAGAAGTGATGGAAACAACAGGCTGGAAGTCTATGGTTGCTTCCCATCCGCATCTGGTGGCAGAAGCGTACCGCTCCCTTGCTTCTGCCCAGTGCCCTTTCCTCGGACCCCCCCGCAAACGCCTCAAACAGTCTTAA